A genomic region of Virgibacillus dokdonensis contains the following coding sequences:
- the tadA gene encoding tRNA adenosine(34) deaminase TadA, producing MNTIDEQRMFTAIQEAKKAAAQNEVPIGAVIVYQNEMIATAYNVRETTQSTLAHAELLAIQKANDKIGSWRLEDCTLYVTLEPCPMCAGAIVQSRIKRVVYGAPDPKAGCAGTLLNLLHEDRFNHQVDITAGILEAECATLLKDFFKKIRKQKKPDQKEN from the coding sequence ATGAATACTATAGATGAACAAAGGATGTTTACAGCTATACAAGAAGCAAAAAAAGCAGCCGCACAAAATGAAGTTCCGATTGGTGCTGTAATTGTATATCAAAATGAAATGATAGCTACCGCATATAATGTACGTGAAACAACACAAAGTACGTTGGCACACGCGGAATTGTTAGCGATACAAAAAGCAAATGATAAGATTGGCAGTTGGCGATTAGAGGATTGTACGTTGTATGTTACATTAGAACCTTGTCCAATGTGTGCAGGTGCGATAGTGCAGTCGAGGATAAAAAGGGTTGTCTACGGAGCACCTGATCCTAAAGCGGGTTGTGCTGGTACGTTGCTAAATTTACTACATGAAGACCGCTTTAATCATCAAGTTGATATAACTGCAGGCATTTTGGAAGCAGAATGTGCTACATTACTAAAGGATTTTTTTAAAAAGATTCGTAAGCAAAAAAAGCCAGACCAAAAAGAAAATTAG
- a CDS encoding cysteine hydrolase family protein codes for MLKSLEKTAVLFVDIINDFHFDGGKALASNTKEILPHLMSLRKFAKTNKLPIIYVNDHYGLWQADFRKIIDHCYNDASKDIIEALKPDDQDYFLIKPQHSAFFQTPLQSLLSELDKDSLILAGIAGDICILFTAKDAYMYGYKMHIPENCMASEGKDNNAYALYLLHAVMKADTTAI; via the coding sequence GTGCTCAAATCATTGGAAAAAACCGCCGTTTTATTTGTAGATATTATCAACGATTTTCATTTTGATGGTGGAAAAGCATTAGCTTCCAATACGAAAGAAATCCTTCCACACCTTATGTCTTTACGTAAATTTGCCAAAACCAATAAATTACCTATTATTTATGTTAATGATCATTACGGTCTTTGGCAAGCAGACTTTCGTAAAATAATTGACCACTGCTACAATGACGCAAGTAAAGACATTATAGAAGCTTTAAAGCCAGATGACCAAGACTATTTTCTTATTAAACCACAGCATTCCGCCTTTTTTCAAACGCCTCTACAATCTTTGTTATCTGAATTAGATAAAGACAGTCTCATTTTGGCAGGAATTGCCGGAGATATTTGTATTCTGTTTACAGCAAAGGATGCATATATGTATGGATATAAGATGCATATTCCAGAAAATTGCATGGCTTCAGAAGGAAAAGATAATAATGCTTATGCCCTATATTTATTACATGCAGTTATGAAAGCAGACACAACAGCAATATAA